Proteins from a single region of Serinus canaria isolate serCan28SL12 chromosome 28, serCan2020, whole genome shotgun sequence:
- the LOC127060900 gene encoding basic salivary proline-rich protein 2-like: MVAPALAGHPPHLRARAGLAGAAPTGNPPEPPKPSGVCGDWGHAGGLSPAARGGGTAGDMAGLGTRGQEDEGTWTERHGDMGTRGKPERLFPLPKRHRDVLENVPGPPHPDSPSATATVPSPRRATIPAPSLVPEGLGPGWDASAALGAPASPEPFSCHINPPRPPGKGARAPRPRQVGSPAAVTAAGDPGGHPWDPPSGTAASPGESSGMEPPMAEPGSSCPHGRDGANVTPATWHRTLALSLSPSPAAGPPLSERVQAAPPELRRCREDGGAPEGSPRGDRARGVTGVAGGGHSTHHLPWRFHGPAGGSNVPPGLPLRLPAPFTAAVYSPAPCPLSLSPPHRPPGGDTGSEPPRTPPASYQGRPAPETGTGHGADPAVTLGGSVTHRACPEVAPVAGSPLGTPRVPPMGAPARPLQHAAGAGGRPEPHGDLHIKSRLICILRTVS; the protein is encoded by the exons ATGGTGGCCCCCGCCCTGGCCGGGCACCCACCGCACCTGCGGGcacgggcagggctggcaggggcagcaccCACCGGGAACCCCCCGGAGCCCCCCAAACCCTCGGGTGTCTGCGGGGACTGGGGCCATGCTGGTGGTTTGTCACCAGCAGCGCGTGGGGGAGGCACTGCTGGTgacatggcagggctggggacacggggacaggaGGATGAGGGCACATGGACAGAGAGACACGGGGACATGGGCACCAGAGGGAAGCCAGAGAGGCTCTTCCCCCTCCCAAAACGCCACCGAGATGTCCTGGAAAATGTCCCGGGACCCCCCCACCCAgacagccccagtgccaccgCCACTGTCCCCTCACCACGCCGGGCCACCATCCCCGCCCCGTCGCTGGTCCCCGAGGGGCTGGGGCCGGGCTGG GACGCCTCGGCGGCGCTGGGGGCTCCGGCGTCCCCAGAGCCGTTCAGCTGTCACATCAACCCCCCGCGACCCCCGGGGAAGGGGGCCCGTGCCCCCCGCCCGCGCCAGGTGGGAAG CCCGGCAGCTGTCACCGCAGCCGGGGACCCGGGGGGGCACCCGTGGGACCCCCCGAGCGGCACCGCCGCGTCCCCAGGGGAAAGCAGCGGCATGGAGCCACCC ATGGCAGAGCCAGGAAGCAGCTGTCCCCACGGCAGGGACGGAGCAAATGTCACCCCCGCCACCTGGCACCGCACGCTggccttgtccctgtccccgtctCCTGCCGCGGGTCCCCCCCTTTCCGAGCGGGTGCaggcagcacccccagagctgcgGAGGTGCCGAGAGGACGGGGGAGCACCGGAGGGATCCCCGCGTGGTGACAGGGCCCGGGGGGTCACCGGCGTGGCGGGGGGGGGACACAGCACCCACCATTTACCTTGGCGCTTCCACGGCCCCGCCGGCGGCTCAAATGTCCCCCCGGGCCTCCCGCTCCGGTTACCGGCTCCGTTTACAGCTGCCGTTTATAGCCCCGCTCCCTGTCCCttgtctctgtcccctccccatcGCCCACCGGGTGGGGACACAGGCTCCGAGCCCCCCAGGACGCCACCAGCCAGCTACCAAGGGCGTCCGGCCCCCGAGACGGGCACCGGGCATGGTGCAGACCCCGCGGTCACCTTGGgtggctctgtcacccaccgTGCGTGCCCAGAGGTGGCCCCAGTTGCTGGGAGCCCCCTCGGTACCCCCCGGGTGCCACCCATGGGTGCCCCGGCACGTCCCCTCCAGCACGCCGCCGGGGCTGGTGGCCGGCCAGAGCCGCATGGTGATTTGCATATTAAATCCAGGCTCATCTGCATATTAAGAACGGTTTCCTAG
- the SEMA6B gene encoding semaphorin-6B, which translates to MAPPARVPLVLLLLLAAERTARGTFPEEPGPIAVAPPDYVKHYPVFVGHGTARPGGPEGGGTQRLNIQRILKVNRTLFIGDRDNVYRVSLEPSGAAEMRYHRKLTWRSNQHDISICRMKGKHEAECRNFVKVLLVRNESLLFVCGTNAFNPVCANYSMDTLEPVGDNISGMARCPYDPKHANVALFTGGMLFTATVTDFLAIDAVIYRSLGDSPTLRTVKHDSKWFKEPYFVHAVEWRSHVYFFFREIAMEFNYLEKVVVSRVARVCKNDMGGSQRVLEKQWTSFLKARLNCSVPGDSHFYFNVIQAVTDILELDGRPVVLAVFSTPTNSIPGSAVCAFDMTQVAAVFEGRFREQKSPESIWTPVPEDMVPKPRPGCCASPGMRYNSSSAFPDEILNFVKTHPLMDEAVPALGNAPWILRTMTRYQLRRIVVDNAAGPWGNHTVVFLGSSTGTVLKFLILPNATRSPLPTAPGSQSVFLEEFETYQPGRCGRDTEDERRLLGLELDKAAGSLLLAFPPCVARVPVARCQQHSGCMKNCLGSRDPYCGWTPEGSCIFLEPSPRVAFEQDIAGGSTSHLGECEGLVTESFVDEPDGLVSVNLLVISSVAAFVIGAVISGFSVCWFIGHRDRKELARRKDKETILAHSESVVSVSRLGERRARGALLAPLMPNGWPKELGKVTQHDLDSGVLPTPEQTPLQQKRCPGALQNCTWEQSHNIINAALRDPGGSGPAGAGRGNGGSGRPPRGIPLSCHAILVDQELEAELSDSSGDGHWGRDPQEGPRTRQHPPAGARRPPRSSYGDFGGTPHPSPERRRVVSAPSGEGGDFTEGPPWHPEQLNFNANNGTGRPGAHLKRNHTFNSGEAAAGGYGRHGTAARAARAPGTPRPLTDLHHLLRYGVERTPSGK; encoded by the exons ATGGCACCCCCAGCCCGCgtgcccctggtgctgctgctgctgctggcggcCGAGAGGACGGCGAGGGGCACCTTCCCCGAGGAGCCCGGGCCCATCGCCGTGGCCCCCCCGGACT ATGTGAAGCACTACCCCGTGTTCGTGGGGCACGGCACCGCCCGCCCGGGGGGCCCCGAGGGGGGGGGCACCCAGCGCCTCAACATCCAGCGCATCCTCAAGGTCAACAGGACCCTCTTCATCGGGGACAG ggacaaTGTCTATCGGGTCAGCCTGGAGCCCAGCGGGGCCGCTGAGATGCGCTACCACCGG AAACTGACGTGGCGCTCGAACCAGCACGACATCAGCATCTGCAGGATGAAGGGCAAGCACGAG GCAGAGTGCCGAAATTTCGTcaaggtgctgctggtgagGAACGAGAGCCTCCTGTTCGTCTGTGGCACCAACGCCTTCAACCCCGTCTGCGCCAACTACAGC ATGGACACGCTGGAGCCCGTCGGGGACAACATCAGCGGCATGGCCCGATGTCCCTACGACCCCAAGCATGCCAACGTGGCCCTGTTCACAG GGGGGATGCTCTTCACCGCCACGGTGACGGATTTCCTGGCCATCGACGCCGTCATCTACCGCAGCCTCGGGGACAGCCCCACCCTGCGCACCGTCAAACACGACTCCAAGTGGTTCAAAG AGCCCTACTTCGTGCACGCCGTGGAATGGAGGAGCCACGTCTACTTCTTCTTCCGGGAGATCGCCATGGAGTTCAACTACCTGGAGAAG GTGGTGGTGTCACGGGTGGCCCGGGTGTGCAAGAATGACATGGGGGGCTCGCAGCGGGTGCTGGAGAAGCAGTGGACGTCCTTCCTCAAGGCCCGGCTCAACTGCTCCGTGCCGGGCGATTCCCACTTCTACTTCAATGTCATCCAAGCCGTGACAGACATCCTGGAGCTGGATGGGCGCCCCGTGGTCCTGGCTGTGTTCTCCACGCCCACCAACAG CATTCCCGGCTCCGCCGTCTGCGCCTTCGACATGACCCAAGTGGCCGCGGTCTTCGAGGGACGCTTCCGGGAGCAGAAATCACCCGAGTCCATCTGGACACCCGTGCCAGAGGACATGGTGCCAAAGCCACG GCCCGGGTGCTGCGCGTCCCCGGGGATGCGCTACAACTCCTCCAGCGCCTTCCCCGACGAGATCCTCAACTTCGTCAAGACCCACCCGCTGATGGACGAGGCGGTGCCGGCCCTGGGCAACGCCCCCTGGATCCTCCGCACCATGACCCG GTACCAGCTCCGTAGGATCGTGGTGGACAACGCGGCGGGGCCGTGGGGCAACCACACCGTGGTGTTCCTGGGCTCCAGCACCGGCACCGTGCTCAAGTTCCTCATCCTGCCCAACGCCACCAGGAGccctctgcccactgcccctGGCAGCCAGAGCGTCTTCCTGGAGGAGTTTGAGACCTACCAGCCTGGCAG gtgtggcCGGGACACGGAGGACGAGCGGcggctcctggggctggagctggacaAGGCTGCggggtccctgctgctggccttcCCCCCGTGCGTGGCCAGGGTGCCTGTGGCTCGCTGCCAGCAGCACTCGGGCTGCATGAA gaacTGCCTGGGGAGCCGGGATCCCTACTGTGGCTGGACACCCGAGGGCTCCTGCATCTTcctggagcccagccccag GGTGGCCTTCGAGCAGGACATCGCCGGCGGCAGCACGTCCCACCTGGGCGAGTGCGAGG GGCTGGTGACGGAGAGCTTCGTGGACGAGCCGGACGGGCTGGTGTCGGTGAACCTCCTGGTGATCTCCTCCGTCGCCGCCTTCGTCATCGGCGCCGTCATCTCCGGCTTCAGCGTGTGCTGGTTCATCGGACACCGGGACCGCAAGGAGCTGGCGCGGCGCAAGGACAAGGAGACGATCCTGGCGCACAGTGAGTCGGTGGTGAGCGTCAGCCGCCTGGGCGAGCGGCGGGCGCGCGGAGCTCTGCTGGCCCCGCTCATGCCCAACGGGTGGCCCAAGGAGCTGGGCAAGGTCACCCAACACGACCTGGACTCGGGGGTGCTGCCCACGCCGGAGCAGACCCCGCTGCAGCAGAAACGCTGCCCCGGCGCCCTCCAAAACTGCACCTGGGAGCAGAGTCACAACATCATCAACGCGGCTTTGCGGGACCCTGGAGGCTCCGGCCCCGCGGGCGCCGGGCGGGGGAACGGCGGCTCCGGCCGCCCGCCGCGGGGCATCCCCCTCTCCTGCCACGCCATCCTGGtggaccaggagctggaggcCGAACTCAGCGACTCCTCAGGTGACGGGCACTGGGGTCGAGACCCTCAGGAGGGGCCCCGCACCCGGCAGCACCCACCCGCCggcgcccgccgcccgccccgcagCTCCTACGGCGACTTCGGCGGGACGCCGCACCCCAGCCCCGAGCGCCGGCGGGTGGTCTCGGCACCCAGCGGGGAGGGGGGAGACTTTACCGAGGGGCCGCCCTGGCACCCCGAGCAGCTGAACTTCAACGCCAACAACGGCACGGGCCGCCCCGGCGCCCACCTCAAGAGGAACCACACGTTCAACAGCggcgaggcggcggcgggcggctACGGGCGGCACGGGACGGCAGCCCGGGCAGCGCGGGCACCGGGCACCCCGCGGCCGCTGACGGACCTGCACCACCTCCTGCGCTACGGCGTGGAGCGGACTCCCTCGGGAAAATAG